Genomic segment of Luteolibacter sp. Y139:
GCTATGTGGGCCGCGATTTCTTCTCGTCGATCGAGCGGCGGGACAGTGCAGGCTTCGTCCGCTATGCGTGGCGCTATGTCGCTGTCTTCGCCGCATCGACCCTGGTGGCGACGCTGTTCCGCTTTTGTGAGGAGAGGCTGGGTTTGCTGTGGCGCGAGTGGCAAACGCAGCGGGTGGTGCGGGGCTACCTGAACCAGCACATCTATCTTCACATCAAGCAGACTGGATCGATCTCCAATCCGGACCAGCGGATGACCGATGACATTCGCGCGCTGACCACCACTTCGTTGTCGTTCCTACTGATGATCCTCAACGGGACCTTTACCGCGATCTCGTTCTCGGGAGTGCTGTGGTCGATCAGTCCGGTGCTTTTTGGAGTGGCCGTGCTTTACGCCGCCGTCGGGTCGGGCCTGACCTTTTGGCTGGGACGACCGCTGATCCGGCTGAATTACCAGCAGTCCGATCGTGAGGCGGACTTCCGGTCCGAGTTGATCTACGTGCATCAGAATGCCGAGGGGCTCGCCTTTACGCGGGACGAGGCGCGGATGAAGGAGCGGTTGGGGGCTCGAATCGACCAGCTGGTTTTCAATTACCGCAAGATCGTGGCGGTGAACCGCAACCTGAACTTCTTCACGGGCGGCTACAACTACATGATCCAGCTGATTCCGGCGCTGTTTGTGGCACCGATGTTCATTGCCGGCGGGGTTGAATTCGGGGTGATCGGGCAGTCAACGATGGCGTTTGCCACGCTGGTGGGGGCGTTCTCGCTGGTGGTTACGCAGTTCCAGTCGATTTCGTCTTATGCCTCGGTGGTCACTCGTTTGAGCGAGCTGGTGGATGCTTCGGAAAATGCGGCGCTTCGCAATTCGCGGTCGTGCCTTGATTGCAGCATCGATGGAGACCA
This window contains:
- a CDS encoding ABC transporter ATP-binding protein/permease, which translates into the protein MPDKKPAVTREILRRLRRVVWAFLRSKRVRARAWLLLAGLLILMLVISGMNVLNSYVGRDFFSSIERRDSAGFVRYAWRYVAVFAASTLVATLFRFCEERLGLLWREWQTQRVVRGYLNQHIYLHIKQTGSISNPDQRMTDDIRALTTTSLSFLLMILNGTFTAISFSGVLWSISPVLFGVAVLYAAVGSGLTFWLGRPLIRLNYQQSDREADFRSELIYVHQNAEGLAFTRDEARMKERLGARIDQLVFNYRKIVAVNRNLNFFTGGYNYMIQLIPALFVAPMFIAGGVEFGVIGQSTMAFATLVGAFSLVVTQFQSISSYASVVTRLSELVDASENAALRNSRSCLDCSIDGDQVVYSKLCLKASEKDERLLLRDLDATLEPKRNVLITGPNPAAKTSLFHATAGLHEAGSGSIRRPPPEKLAFVLEQPYLPPGSLRELLTPPGAPALADQEILSLFNELGLDLEGARNGDFDTPQRWDDELSLTEGQLLAVARALLGKPDFIFLDHLDAALDGEEFRRVRDVIARRGVAAIVFGNGKTSDSGYDAVLEVAADGSWKWRDRNIPSAEGKGTA